CAAGCAGGACTTAgcgcaacacacacacaaaacaaaagaaaacaaaatcccacATGcacaaaacccaaacccaaaccctGCACTTAGGCATatgcagaaaatcaaagaataaaaaaaagttctggaagaAGTCAAAAGAAATGACTAGGAAGGAGATGGGGTGAGCTTTTTCCCATCTGCCATCTCTGCAGGAAGGGACGAGGGCTCCAGTCATTCCAGGGGGGCCACTGGAATCCATTGGAACTACCTCTGAGGTTAGAGTAAAGGCACTGCTGGCCCAGGTGAGGAGATACCTCAGCTAGGGAGGGAGCTTGGAACATGGACCTTCATCAGGACCCGTTGTGAATAACACGCTCCTGTCTCGGGAGCTCCTCCATGGCTGAGGGGCTGATGTGAAGCTGAACTTCACCCTGGGAGCACCACCATGCCCACCACCACTGGGAGACTCTCACATTGACAGAGTATACCAGCATCAGTTGGAAACACATCCAACCAGAGTGAGGCCAAAATGGCTCGTCCCTCCTTCAGGtatctcccccccaacccccaacaatGGTGGATCTGGGAGGTGTGGTGAGAAGACACCTCACAACTGGCCTTCCCTGTCCTCCTCCAAGTTGCTGGAACAGGAGGAATAGAGAAAGAACTGGCCTCACCTCCAAGGGCCTTCAGCTACAATCTAGCCAACAAGGGAGTTGAGGGGAAAGCATTAAAGCAGATAGAATACTGAAGCTTGAAACAGCAGTGCAGTAACTCCTAATAAAAATGACCCAAATGTTGAAGATAGAGAAGAGGGTTTGAAAAATCACAGTGGAAAGCAGAGTTTGGGAAAATAAATCCACTTGTAATTAAAAGCCCCCTAAATTGAGAATCCTCTGTAAACTAGGTACACTGagataatatatacatttgtcaaactaGAGTGTTTTGAATCTGTACATAATAATAGTCAGCCTTAGTTGCAACTCCATCCAGCCAGTGGCCACTCTTTTCCATGCCCTCCCACCTTGTCCTCTGGTCCCACTGAAACTTCAGGAACTTTCATCAGCACTGGACTTTGAGACCTGGGAGGGGAGATTAGGCTGGCAGTCCTCACATCATTATTACACTCTGCAAGAGTGTCTTGGACACAAGTTCATTACCCCAAATCCTCCAATTATGAAATCAGTCCTTGTAGCTGTGTGGGTGTCTCCCATTTTCTCCACCAGAGCCACTCTCCAAGCTGCTTTCTACCCTGGAGGTGGGCCTGTCCAGGCTACATCAACTGAGCCCTTTGCTCTGGCCCTGGCTGGGTTTGGACCATGCGGAGccctgccaggcactggggaaggggggagaggaGCATTTTGTGATTCACTCCTACAGCTTTTTCAGAGTGGGGAGACCACAGACTGGCTGTGTCCCTCAATCAAAGGCACAGCTCTTGTGAAGCCCCCCTCGCCATgcacatctctgtctctgtctccgtcTCTCTCCTTGCCTACCCTCAGTATCTGTAATCACTCCCTGCTCTAGCCCTTCAGGACGGAGGGAGATaatgcccaccccaccccgcccccacggGTAATGTCCTGATCAAGGAATTGCACCATCCCTTCTGACTTCCCCAGGCTGTACCAACACCACTGGGCATTGTCCCTTGTTAAACTCTCCTCACATTCCCCTCTTTCAAAGGGtcctctgttcctgccaggatcCTGACAGATACAGCAGCCTTCGCGAGTTCCACAGAATCGGGAGTTTCCTGCCTTATAAAAGGAGTACAGCTTTATACAGCCATGAATCGATTAACCAAGACCAATTACAGTAAGGGAACAAATTCCACGTCCAATAACCAATGTTTTCATAGATGAGGTGAACACTGCAGTGCTTCACGAGCTCATGGTCAGCACATGTGTCAAGGATAAAGGCTAACAACCCTGTGAGAGTTTTGAACATCTTGTGATTAATAACAGCTCAAAGCTTATTTCCTCTCAGTGAAtataaggagagagagaaccTGGATaggtttaaatgtaaatatatttcatcatttctaagacacatttctgttttcttttttttaagacatgCATTTCTTGATTATGTATTTCTAAAATGAGTACACGTGTTACACTGCCTAATGACCAGGCAGCACTCATGAAACAGTTGTCATTGCTTTAGGATTAAATTTGCGTATGCTTTCCTTTCTGTTAATACACAAGAATGATGTAAGATTAAAATCTTATGTCTAAGTCCCAAAGAACTCtttcaaagtgtaaaataaaCGTTAAGAGTGATAAGAAAACATTATGTCTGAATTTAAATGGTAGCATTTTCTTTGTGGTGTGTAGTGAGGCATCTTACAGTCTAGGGGTCTTACACTCAGAGAAATACAGTGTgtccttcttccccttctctagTCTCACACAGTGTTCTCTGCTAACTTGTCCCTCTGATAGTTGGCACAGTActttggaaatgcagaatctttattcctttccttcAAGACTTCTCATCAGCTATCACAACGACTAACAGGTAATTTGCTCATGGGattcctcattttcctttctatGAGAGAATGTGCAAAGTATCActagagaaaattaaatattttctatgatgaagtaaaattatatcattttggCTGGTGTCCTAGTATGATATTGGTACATATTTAGCAGTCGCCTCAAAGTGACTCAATACCATATCTGCAGATCCAAACCTGTATCAAACATCCATACTTTCTAGAGATCCCAAACGCAGCTCCCAGTTTTGTCCACTTCTGAACGATACCTCTTCTCAGACTTTGTTgattcatttcaacaaatatttataaagcaactACTATTTGTGAGGCACTGTGACAGGCACTTTGGATACAAGGACGACACACAATTAGAGAGACATGCCTTTGGCCTTGGGTTTCCTACCTACTTGCTCTAAGGACAACAAGAAAATGGGCAAACACACTGGAGTGTGACTTGTCCTGGGGACAGTCGGAGATACGACCAGATTCCCGCAGGTCCCTGTCACCCATCTCACATGTGCTGCGTCCCCTGACCCCTCTCTCTTCACCCTCGTCCCTTTCTCAGAACGAGAGCGGTTTCTGCTCCCCGGGGGTTCCCCATCCTTTGTGGGCTTGATCCCCTGCTTCTTGCTTCCCCTTGGCTCTCCTATTATTCCTTCTGCTTTATCTTTAGTGTCTTCTTCTTCCTTAGCTGCTTCCGGTGCCTTATAACTAGTCTGACCTTCTTTGAAAGAAAGCCTTCCTTTTATTAGCAAAATAATaaagtcatttattcatttgcaaGAAGTATTTCTTGAAATtccattatgtgccaggtactggatAGTTAGCTATAAACAAGAAAGTAATGGTCACGTCTCTCAGTGATTTGATAATACAAGGGAGGATGATGGTtcaaaagaaaatccaaacaaaactcagaaaaataaagcaaaaatttagTAAAAGAATTGCACATATTGAAATTggtaaaaagtaaagaataacCAGAGTAAGTCAGCAAGGATGATCAGGAAGGCCGCTCTCAAGAAAGAGTGAGTTCAGGAGAGCCCCGCAGGTGAGACATGCCCAGCCATgtgaagagaaagcagaggagtgTTCTGAGTAGAGCAAATGTCACCTGCACAGGTCCTGTGCCAGATAAAAGCTGGGCTTGGTGGTGGTACTGGAGAGCGGGGAGCTTGGGAGGGTGTGGCATGAGATGCTGCTGGAGGGTGGCAGGGACAGAGCCCACTGGATTATATTCTGAGGGAAATGGGAATCCACTGACGGACTTTAAGCAGGAGTGAGACATGATCGGAGTGTGGTTTGTATGCTAGACTTAGAGGAAGGGTAAGTACGTGCTCTGTTTTGCCTGGGACAGCTCTAGTTTATTCCTTTCATCCAGGTGTAATTATCAATAAGGCTCCTTTTCACCATGGAAAGTGACTTGGTTTAGATGATAAACTATAAAAGCAACTTAAGCAGAGAGCGAAGCCATGAAGATGGGGAGACTAGTTAGACAGCTATGGCAGGATCCCAGGTGAGAAGGGGTGTGGCCAGGAGTGTGGAGGTGCACGTGAGACCAAGCTGATGGACGAGAGGTGAATTTTGGAAGTAGACTCACAGGACTTGCTAGTGGATTGGACGTGGGGGTAAAGGAAAGGCAAGCATCAGGCACATTCCCAGTGTCTGGGGTGAGCGGCAGAGGGAACAGTCCTGTCAGTTGCTGACCTGGAGGGGCCTGGGGGTGAAGAGTTCCAGAGGGAGATGAGGGTTCCCTTTGGGACACGCAGAGTGTGAGATTTCTGGAAGCCTTCCCATCAGAGGTGTCAGGAGGCCAATCAGATCTACAAGCATGGAGCTGGGAAACCAGGTTCTGAGGGGGAGATGTAAGTTTCATAGCCATCAGCATGTAGATACTATATGCTACACTTGTTGGGGAGAAGATAGAGACACAAAAAGTGAGAGCCCAGAACCAAGTCTGAGGGATTTAGATTATGAGGACATGAAAAGACCCAGCTGAGGAGAGACAGGAAAATTGAAGGGAAGCAAAAGGAGTGTGTACTATTATGAAGCCAAGAGAGAACcttccaggaagagggagaggacgaCTGTGCTGAGTGTGGCTCAGAGGCCTCCTGATAGAGGAGAGAAACATGTCAAGTCTTGGCAACTTGGACATCAGTGGTGACCAGAGCTGTTTTGCTGAGTGGTGGGGACAGAGGTCAGGCGGGTGGGGGTTCAAGTGTGAATCAGAAGTGAGGAGTTAGAAAGTCCAGACGAGCAGACTTTCAACAAGTTTGActatgaagaggaagaggaaaacatgcagcagtgaagaatGATGTGGACGGAAGTCACGGTTTTCAATGTGGTAATTTGTTGGGGAAGCAGTTACTAAGGGTCTGGACTCTGCGAGGTGTTGCTCATATGATGAGAACAGGCTGTAGTGGGCCCGTAGCCAGGGAAGCATCTCCCCAGTGCACGTACTCTCATGCCGGGGATGCGTGAAGGAGAGTCCCCACCTCTGACCTCTCGCCTTGATAAGCACATCACTCGGCTCTACTGGAGTCAGACCCACCAGCCTGCAATCCTGCCTGGGTACCTAGTGCCCGTGTCACCTTGAACAAGGTCCTAAGCACTTACCTCTAAACCTCATTTCTTCCTCTGAGAACTGCAAAGACACCCTCTGGGGTTAGATCAAATAAAGCATGCACAGTATAGACACGTGCAATTAAAGCAAATGGGAGCTTCTATAATTACTATTCCCtagcctcccaccccccagcagaGTTTGCATCCTATCAGTTTGTGCTTCTGTGGAGGCTCTTATTGTGCTGTGTCTATCGACACATCTGACTTCCTCTCTAGAGCTGAAAGTAGTGATTTACCTGAACTAAAAGATAGACTGCAGATAAGGAAACGTAACGATTTCTTAGGTACAATGAGCTGGGACTGGTTAACAGTTGAGTCGGGGTAGGCCCTTGTGTTGATGAGAAGTGACTGGAGTCAAAGATGGCAGTTTCCAGGAAAAGGGTCGTGGGACTGGGCTTCCCGAAGCAATGTGCCTTCTTGATATGGAAGGAGGTTCCTATGAACAAGGCTTGGGAAAAGATGAGGtcgaaatgttgcagaaatcagtctgtcgagaaaccaaacaccacactcggagggttggagaactcaggtttattaagccggcggccccagacaagctaaGGCTCtgaagttctgggccccgagctcagggtgagctttacttttataggggtcagtgcacatggttacagttagcattggtagattggttccTTGGTTGCTATGGGCTGCCCGCacagttacagagcatgggagtttccaaacagaaacttgaaagagcaggtgcagaacatcccatatttattaaaacatattatggttacatttgatcaCTAGGTCATCTTATTTCTTTCTCAGAGCAGCAAGCATAtcttacaaaagcagaaggagcatgaagttatttttagctgagtgcaagtttctaattttcctcttcaaagatGCAACTGATTGGGCAGGGGAGAGTCTGGACACAGAGAGGCATGAAACAGCAACAAAATACTGGGGAGGCTGCCACAGGACCAGAGgaaaaagtgggggtggggctgcccagGGCTTGTGCCAGAGTCACGCCCCCAGGCACTGAGGAGCCCAGTGTGGTGGCCAGCGCTCTGCCAGCTCAGGCTCACTCGGGAGGAGAAACTGGGGTCCTGAGAGTAGCAGGGCTGAGCAGGGTCGTGTGAGCACGGGCATGGGTACAGGTCACTTGGGGTTCCTGGGACCCTGCAGTCACACGCTCACCCTCCTCAGAGCTTTTACCTTCCATGGGGAGCCAGGCGGCCATTCTTCCCCGAGAGTCTGTCTCAAAGATTCCAGGTTCCATCAACATATTCAgcttcacaaacatttattgggcagCTCTGTGTGCCTGTCTCAGTTCCTGGGGTGACAAAGCTCAGTGATGCTATTTCCCTGTTTTAGGGGAGCGATGTGCCCCCATGAGAGCACAGGAAGCAGGACTCAGTATTTCTTAGGCAGGCCTGCAGGTCTGAAGCGACCTGGGTCTTGGCCACTCCGGCCCCATTCCTCAGCTTTCCGGTTAGACACCTGGTCCTCCAACCCGTAGCTGCCACTTCCAAGGGAAAACTTGTGTAAGAATCCTTGAAGGTACTCCCCGATGTtgctggaaggaagggagagcgGAGAATTTCAGTGGGTCACTTGAGACACTTTtgtcccccacccctttctcctcttccagaCAAGGGCTGTCTTGGAGAGGAGGCTGGACAAGCCCATTCTCTAGTAGGAGGGGCGAAAATATGCACCCTCTTGGGCAAAGCCCTAGTCAGTTGGTTCTTCAAGCGCCCTGAAAGGGATTTCCTTAGAGACGCTCACTTTCTCCTTGGTGGTGAGGGGAGACACCTCCATACCAACCCTGCCCTGGCTCTGCTGGCCACGCGgatgcaggagcaggagcaggaggacGGGCCACAGGGCTTCCGGACCCTCTGCAAACAGACAAACTCTGCTCAGCCCTCACTGGCCTCCCCAGGAGCCACTGTCACCTGAGGATTTTTGCAGCCCAGATACCCCCAGGGCCCCTCTGGGCAGCCTCATAGTTCCCTCGAGCACGGAAGTATCTGCCTGAATTTTGgtaattggcttctttcatgtcCCAGAAGGCTCTCCACATGTCCGAAGTCCCTGTAAGGAGACAAAATAACAACAGTGAACATAGGGACATATTGGAGAAGCGGAGGAATGAAAATTTTGCCCAACTTTTCACATATTGACTCTTGACAAAGTGGTCCTTTGAGAGCATAGATTGAGATGAATATTCCTTACAGTGGATGGGATCCCTGTGTAACTGGAAGGAGAGTACTTTTCAGTGAGTTGGATGGGACTGGATTGGATTGGGTGGGACTGTGGTACTGTGGGCTGTGTCTGATGTGGGGTTGTGTATGCTGCGTACAAAGAAGGGGTGACAGGCATGTAAAGCATGTGGCAATGGAGAATGATGCTTCAGATGCACAATCCGGGGACCACGGGAGGGAGGCAATGAGAGAAGAGGGGTCTCCATTGTTTACATCGACTATGGTCCATAAGGAAAGTGCAAATTCTGAAATACACTGAGCTAAGGGAGGAAGCATTCTTTACTAGgagcagaaaaactgagcaaCGGCTGctaaaactcttttttaaaaacggATATTCagataaaataggtaaacaaaaggTCATAGtatctagcacagggaactatattcaatatcttataataacctagaatggaaaagaatctgaaaaagaacatacatgTACATGTTATACACAAGTGAATCACTGTTCTgtgcacctgaaacattgtaaatcaactatgcttcggtaaagataaataaataaaatttttaaaaatggaaatcttaagaaagaaaacccTGGTATTcagagaacacaaagaaaaagagaatagcaCATGAAgttcaaaatcagaaaaattgaaTTTGTCAAATTTCAACACAAAAATTGTAAAGAACTCAATTGCAAAATTAGTAACATCAGCTCCAGTTCTGTGTGTAAGGAGCTTGAAGATCGCCACTCCATCCTAACAATTAAAAAGCTGCACAGACTGAAAATGCAACAACTCTTTTTGGATCCGTAagagaggggaggacacagggCACAGCATTGCATTGGAGagattggagagacagacaggtggGCATAGAGAGGTGAGGCGTCCTGGACCAGAGACGCAGGAGGGGAAACTGCTGCtggaagcagggctgggggcaggaagaCCTGAACGGGAATTGACAAACTGCTGGAGGCTCAGGGGAGACAACTCTGAGAGTAACACCTGCTGGGGGACACAGCCATGAGTGGGCCCCCATGATGTTGGCAGAGTTACCTTCAAGAGCTCCACCAGGCTCTCACagaaaacattgtaaaaaaaTCCCCTTGGGCTTCcagcaggaggagaggaaaggaaacattttgaaatatggcAGTGTTCCTTGTTCTTCTCCACAAGGCCTCCCTCAGAAAACTCTGTGTTATCAGAGTCTGACTGACTCCAGAAGGGAAATAACCAACTCCAGCCCACTCTTGTCATCCACCCCAATTGAGGGgtagaaaaaaacccaga
The genomic region above belongs to Hippopotamus amphibius kiboko isolate mHipAmp2 chromosome 9, mHipAmp2.hap2, whole genome shotgun sequence and contains:
- the LOC130860436 gene encoding serum amyloid A-4 protein-like isoform X1; this encodes MKLFIGLVFCSLILGVSGEGWYSFFKAAVQGTSDMWRAFWDMKEANYQNSGRYFRARGNYEAAQRGPGGIWAAKILSNIGEYLQGFLHKFSLGSGSYGLEDQVSNRKAEEWGRSGQDPGRFRPAGLPKKY